A genome region from Dickeya dadantii NCPPB 898 includes the following:
- the ybeY gene encoding rRNA maturation RNase YbeY, whose amino-acid sequence MSQVILDLQIASENNSGLPSETDFQRWLEAVLPQFQEVAEVTIRVVDEEESHHLNLTYRGKDKPTNVLSFPFEAPPEVELPLLGDLIICRQVVEQEAVEQGKSAEEHWAHMVVHGSLHLLGYDHIEDSEAEEMEALETEIMQSMGYADPYLAEKEDFTDKP is encoded by the coding sequence ATGAGTCAGGTTATTCTTGATTTGCAAATCGCCAGCGAAAATAACAGCGGGCTGCCGTCGGAAACCGACTTTCAGCGCTGGCTGGAAGCGGTGTTGCCGCAGTTTCAGGAGGTGGCGGAAGTCACCATCCGGGTGGTGGATGAAGAGGAAAGCCACCACCTGAACCTGACCTATCGCGGCAAAGACAAACCGACCAACGTGCTGTCGTTCCCGTTCGAGGCGCCGCCGGAAGTGGAACTGCCGCTACTGGGTGACCTCATCATCTGCCGGCAGGTGGTCGAGCAGGAAGCGGTCGAACAGGGGAAAAGCGCGGAGGAACATTGGGCGCACATGGTTGTCCATGGCAGCCTGCATCTGTTAGGTTATGATCATATCGAAGACAGTGAAGCCGAAGAAATGGAAGCACTGGAAACGGAAATCATGCAAAGTATGGGTTATGCCGACCCGTATCTGGCAGAGAAAGAAGATTTTACCGACAAGCCTTAA
- a CDS encoding PhoH family protein: MNVTIKEIALEPADNKRLLSLCGPFDDNIKQLERRLGIEINHRDNNFKLVGKDLCIDAAADILRHLYVDTAPVRGVIPDIEPEQIHLAIKESRVLEQTADSVPEYGKAVNIRTKRGVIKPRTPNQAQYIAHILDHDITFGIGPAGTGKTYLAVAAAVDALERQEIRRILLTRPAVEAGEKLGFLPGDLSQKVDPYLRPLYDALFEMLGFERVEKLIERNVIEVAPLAYMRGRTLNDAFIILDESQNTTIEQMKMFLTRIGFNSKAVITGDVTQIDLPRNQKSGLRHAIEVLSEVEEISFNFFHSEDVVRHPVVARIVNAYEAWESADQKRRDELAEQRKREAQAAAQEQK, from the coding sequence TTGAACGTAACGATAAAAGAAATTGCCCTCGAACCTGCGGACAACAAACGCCTGCTCAGTCTGTGCGGCCCGTTTGACGACAACATCAAACAGCTGGAACGCCGCCTCGGCATAGAGATCAATCATCGCGACAATAACTTCAAGCTGGTGGGTAAAGACCTCTGCATCGACGCCGCAGCCGACATCTTGCGTCATCTTTATGTGGATACCGCTCCGGTGCGCGGCGTTATTCCGGATATCGAGCCGGAACAGATTCATCTGGCCATCAAGGAATCCCGGGTACTGGAGCAGACCGCCGATAGCGTGCCGGAATACGGCAAAGCGGTGAATATCCGCACCAAACGCGGCGTGATCAAACCGCGTACGCCCAATCAGGCGCAGTACATCGCTCATATCCTCGATCACGACATCACCTTCGGTATCGGCCCAGCCGGCACCGGGAAAACTTACCTGGCGGTGGCAGCCGCGGTGGATGCGCTGGAGCGTCAGGAGATCCGCCGCATTCTGCTGACCCGTCCGGCGGTGGAGGCCGGCGAAAAACTGGGCTTCCTGCCGGGCGATCTGAGCCAGAAGGTGGACCCGTACCTGCGCCCGCTCTACGACGCGCTGTTTGAAATGCTGGGCTTCGAGCGGGTGGAAAAGCTGATCGAGCGTAACGTGATTGAAGTCGCGCCGCTGGCCTACATGCGCGGCCGCACGCTTAACGACGCCTTCATCATTCTGGACGAAAGCCAGAACACCACTATCGAACAGATGAAGATGTTCCTGACCCGTATCGGGTTTAACTCGAAAGCGGTCATCACCGGCGACGTCACCCAGATCGACCTGCCGCGCAATCAAAAATCCGGTTTGCGTCATGCCATTGAGGTGCTGTCGGAGGTCGAAGAAATCAGTTTCAACTTCTTCCACAGCGAAGACGTGGTGCGCCACCCGGTGGTCGCCCGCATCGTCAACGCCTATGAAGCGTGGGAAAGCGCCGATCAGAAACGCCGGGACGAACTGGCGGAGCAACGTAAACGCGAAGCGCAGGCCGCCGCGCAGGAGCAGAAATGA
- the miaB gene encoding tRNA (N6-isopentenyl adenosine(37)-C2)-methylthiotransferase MiaB, translating to MTKKLHIKTWGCQMNEYDSSKIADLLESTHGYQLTEVAEEADILLLNTCSIREKAQEKVFHQLGRWKTLKDVNPNLIIGVGGCVASQEGEHIRDRAHYVDVIFGPQTLHRLPEMINHVQGTRSPIVDISFPEVEKFDRLPEPRAEGPTAFVSIMEGCNKYCTFCVVPYTRGEEVSRPVDDVLFEIAQLAAQGVREVNLLGQNVNAYRGAMHNDDICSFAELLRLVATIDGIDRIRFITSHPIEFTDDIISVYEDTPELVSFLHLPVQSGSDRVLTMMKRRHTALEYKAIIRKLRKARPAIQISSDFIVGFPGETQEDFEQTMKLIADVDFDMSFSFIYSPRPGTPAADMVDDVTEAEKKQRLYILQERINQQAMQYSRRMMGSVQRILVEGTSRKSVMELSGRTENNRVVNFEGTPDMIGKFVDVEIVDVYPNSLRGVVVRTEDQMDLRVSESPTSVIARTRKENELGVGIYQP from the coding sequence ATGACAAAGAAACTGCATATCAAAACCTGGGGCTGTCAGATGAATGAATACGATTCATCGAAGATAGCCGACCTCCTGGAAAGTACGCACGGTTACCAGCTGACCGAGGTCGCGGAAGAAGCCGACATTCTGCTGCTGAATACCTGTTCGATCCGTGAAAAGGCGCAGGAAAAAGTGTTTCATCAGCTCGGCCGCTGGAAAACGCTCAAAGACGTCAACCCGAATCTGATTATCGGCGTGGGCGGCTGCGTGGCGTCGCAGGAAGGTGAACACATTCGCGACCGCGCGCACTACGTGGACGTCATCTTCGGGCCGCAGACTTTGCATCGCCTGCCGGAAATGATTAACCACGTGCAGGGTACCCGCAGCCCGATCGTGGACATCAGTTTCCCGGAAGTGGAAAAATTTGACCGCCTGCCGGAACCGCGCGCCGAAGGGCCGACCGCATTCGTGTCCATCATGGAAGGCTGCAACAAGTATTGCACCTTCTGCGTGGTGCCTTATACCCGCGGCGAAGAAGTCAGCCGCCCGGTTGACGACGTTCTGTTTGAAATCGCCCAACTGGCGGCTCAGGGCGTACGCGAAGTCAACCTGCTGGGCCAGAACGTAAACGCTTACCGCGGTGCCATGCACAATGACGACATCTGCAGTTTTGCCGAACTGCTGCGTCTGGTGGCGACGATTGACGGTATCGACCGCATCCGCTTCATCACCAGCCATCCTATCGAATTCACCGACGATATCATCAGCGTGTACGAAGATACGCCGGAGTTGGTGAGCTTCCTGCACCTGCCGGTTCAGAGCGGTTCCGACCGCGTACTGACCATGATGAAGCGCCGCCACACCGCGCTGGAATACAAGGCCATCATCCGCAAACTGCGTAAAGCGCGCCCGGCGATTCAGATCAGTTCCGACTTTATCGTCGGTTTCCCGGGCGAAACGCAGGAGGATTTCGAGCAGACCATGAAGCTGATCGCCGATGTCGATTTCGACATGAGTTTCAGCTTTATCTACTCGCCTCGCCCCGGTACTCCGGCCGCCGACATGGTGGACGACGTGACCGAAGCAGAGAAGAAGCAGCGCCTGTACATTCTGCAGGAACGCATCAATCAGCAGGCCATGCAGTACAGCCGCCGAATGATGGGCTCGGTGCAGCGTATTCTGGTGGAGGGCACCTCGCGTAAAAGCGTGATGGAGCTGTCCGGCCGTACTGAAAATAACCGTGTAGTGAACTTCGAAGGAACGCCCGACATGATCGGCAAATTCGTCGACGTGGAAATTGTCGACGTTTATCCGAACTCGCTGCGTGGCGTGGTTGTCCGTACCGAAGATCAAATGGATCTGCGCGTTAGCGAGTCGCCGACGTCGGTTATCGCTCGTACCCGCAAAGAGAACGAACTCGGCGTTGGTATCTATCAGCCGTAA
- the ubiF gene encoding 3-demethoxyubiquinol 3-hydroxylase, whose protein sequence is MHYDAVIVGGGMVGAAAALGLAQSGFQVAVLEQETPLPFVADSAPDVRVSAIGQASVRLLERLGAWQGVGLMRSAPYRRLETWEWDNAHVVFDAADLGLSELGFMVENRILQLALWQVLERAPGVTLLCPWQLQGMRREGEQWVLISERGDSLSASLVIGADGANSKIRQWAGIGITGWQYRQSCMLISAEMTGPQQDVTWQRFTPSGPRAFLPLFDGWCSLVWYDSPSRIRQLQAMSLPQLNKAIAETFPARLGAVNAVAAGAFPLVRRHAQQYVLPGLALIGDAAHTINPLAGQGVNLGYRDVSTLLDVVIRARDEGAVWYGEPVLRRYQRQRKPDNLLMQSGMDLFYGAFSNRLPPLEFARNLALMAAQRAGKLKQQALRYALGL, encoded by the coding sequence ATGCACTATGATGCGGTGATTGTAGGCGGAGGCATGGTGGGCGCCGCCGCTGCGTTGGGGCTGGCGCAGAGCGGTTTTCAGGTGGCGGTGTTGGAGCAGGAAACGCCGTTGCCGTTTGTTGCGGACAGCGCGCCGGACGTGCGGGTATCGGCGATTGGTCAGGCGTCGGTCAGGCTGCTGGAACGGTTGGGAGCCTGGCAGGGCGTCGGGCTGATGCGCAGCGCGCCTTACCGACGACTCGAAACCTGGGAATGGGACAATGCGCATGTGGTGTTTGATGCGGCCGACCTTGGGTTATCCGAACTGGGGTTTATGGTGGAGAACCGTATTCTGCAACTGGCGTTATGGCAGGTGCTGGAGAGGGCGCCCGGCGTGACGCTGCTGTGCCCATGGCAATTGCAGGGCATGCGTCGCGAGGGCGAGCAATGGGTGCTGATTAGCGAGCGGGGCGACAGCCTGTCCGCGTCGCTGGTGATTGGCGCTGATGGCGCTAATTCGAAAATTCGCCAGTGGGCGGGCATTGGTATTACGGGCTGGCAATATCGTCAGTCCTGCATGCTGATCAGCGCCGAAATGACCGGCCCGCAACAGGATGTGACCTGGCAGCGCTTTACGCCGTCCGGGCCGCGCGCGTTTTTGCCGCTGTTTGACGGCTGGTGCTCGCTGGTGTGGTACGACAGCCCGTCGCGTATCCGCCAGTTGCAGGCGATGTCGCTTCCCCAACTGAACAAGGCCATCGCCGAGACGTTTCCTGCGCGGCTGGGTGCGGTCAATGCGGTGGCGGCCGGCGCGTTTCCGCTGGTGCGGCGCCATGCGCAGCAGTATGTGTTACCGGGGCTGGCCCTGATTGGTGACGCTGCGCATACCATCAATCCGCTGGCGGGGCAGGGCGTTAACCTTGGGTATCGCGATGTTTCCACGCTGCTTGACGTGGTAATCCGGGCGCGTGATGAAGGCGCGGTCTGGTACGGCGAGCCGGTGCTGCGGCGTTATCAGCGGCAGCGCAAGCCTGACAATCTGCTGATGCAAAGCGGCATGGATCTGTTTTACGGTGCATTCAGTAACCGGCTGCCGCCGCTTGAGTTTGCCCGCAATCTGGCGTTGATGGCGGCGCAACGCGCCGGAAAACTGAAACAGCAGGCGCTGCGCTACGCGTTGGGATTGTAA
- a CDS encoding DMT family transporter: MTYLFLCLAIVSEVVATTALKLSESFTRPVPSIVTLVFYAIAFYCLTISMRVLPTGVIYAIWSGAGIVLIAAISWIFYDQRLDWPAVLGMALIIAGVAVINLFSNSVAH; encoded by the coding sequence ATGACCTATTTATTTCTTTGTCTGGCGATTGTGTCAGAGGTGGTGGCGACAACGGCGCTGAAATTGTCGGAGAGTTTTACCCGGCCGGTGCCAAGTATCGTGACACTGGTGTTCTACGCTATCGCATTTTACTGTCTGACTATTTCCATGCGGGTGTTGCCGACCGGCGTGATTTACGCCATTTGGTCGGGAGCCGGGATTGTGTTGATCGCGGCGATAAGCTGGATTTTTTACGATCAACGATTGGACTGGCCGGCGGTATTGGGAATGGCACTAATTATTGCCGGCGTGGCGGTGATTAATCTGTTTTCCAATTCCGTAGCGCACTAA
- a CDS encoding DUF554 domain-containing protein produces MIGPVINGAAILIGGALGVALHRFIPQRMRDGLPPAFAMVSIAMGMTLVVKVHQLPAVALAIILGVGIGELLRLEAGVQKGAILIERLLSRVVPPPEHKLPQDVYTQNFTALIVLFCASGTGVVGAMTEGLTGDYQLLIIKSALDIFTALIFAITLGVAVMSIAVPQFLVQTLLFFSARLIMPFMNDITMGDFAACGGIVMMAVGLRIAQIKTFAVVNFLPALVLIIPFSLYWHRLFP; encoded by the coding sequence ATGATTGGTCCGGTTATCAATGGCGCCGCCATTCTGATTGGCGGCGCATTGGGCGTGGCGCTGCACCGCTTTATTCCTCAGCGTATGCGTGATGGTTTACCGCCCGCGTTCGCTATGGTGTCGATCGCCATGGGGATGACACTGGTGGTGAAAGTTCACCAGCTTCCTGCGGTTGCGCTGGCGATTATTCTGGGGGTGGGGATCGGCGAGTTGCTGCGTCTTGAAGCCGGCGTGCAGAAAGGGGCGATACTGATTGAGCGCTTGCTGAGCCGGGTTGTGCCGCCGCCGGAACACAAGTTACCACAGGATGTGTATACCCAGAACTTTACCGCGCTGATTGTGTTGTTCTGCGCCAGCGGCACCGGTGTGGTCGGCGCGATGACCGAAGGGCTGACCGGCGATTATCAACTGCTAATCATCAAGTCGGCGCTCGACATTTTTACGGCGCTGATTTTCGCCATCACGCTGGGCGTCGCGGTGATGTCGATTGCCGTTCCGCAGTTTCTGGTGCAGACGCTGCTGTTTTTCTCCGCCAGGCTCATCATGCCGTTCATGAATGACATCACCATGGGGGATTTTGCAGCGTGCGGCGGCATTGTGATGATGGCTGTCGGGTTGCGTATCGCCCAGATCAAAACCTTCGCCGTGGTTAACTTTCTGCCGGCGTTAGTGCTGATTATCCCTTTCTCCCTTTACTGGCATCGCCTGTTTCCCTGA
- the nadA gene encoding quinolinate synthase NadA, whose product MSLFPEPPVIDYPFPAKPRRLSEGEKQQLRHRIKSLLKERNAVLVAHYYTDPEIQSLAEETGGCVADSLEMARFGRTHSAGTLLVAGVRFMGETAKILNPEKTVLMPTLQAECSLDLGCPVEAFSAFCDSHPDRTVVVYANTSAAVKARADWVVTSSIAVELIEHLDSLGEKIIWAPDRHLGHYVQKQTGADVLCWQGACIVHDEFKTQALKRMKALYPQAAVLVHPESPQSIVAMADAVGSTSQLIQAAQQLPHRELIVATDRGIFYKMQQACPDKVLLEAPTAGEGATCRSCAHCPWMAMNGLQAIASALEQPDTLHHAIEVDADVRERALVPLNRMLDFAAKLSS is encoded by the coding sequence ATGAGCCTGTTTCCCGAACCACCTGTTATCGATTACCCTTTTCCCGCAAAGCCCAGGCGGCTATCCGAAGGGGAAAAGCAACAGCTCCGTCACCGTATTAAAAGCCTGCTGAAAGAGCGCAATGCGGTGCTGGTGGCGCACTATTACACCGACCCGGAGATTCAGTCGCTTGCCGAAGAGACCGGCGGCTGTGTGGCGGATTCGCTGGAAATGGCGCGTTTCGGCCGCACCCATTCCGCCGGTACGTTGCTCGTTGCCGGCGTCAGGTTTATGGGAGAAACGGCCAAGATACTCAACCCAGAGAAGACCGTGCTGATGCCGACGCTGCAAGCGGAATGCTCGCTGGATTTGGGCTGCCCGGTTGAAGCGTTCAGCGCCTTTTGCGATAGCCATCCTGATCGCACCGTAGTGGTATATGCCAACACGTCGGCGGCGGTTAAAGCCCGGGCGGACTGGGTGGTGACGTCCAGCATTGCCGTGGAGCTGATCGAACATCTGGACAGTCTGGGGGAAAAGATTATCTGGGCGCCGGACCGTCATCTTGGGCACTACGTGCAAAAACAGACCGGCGCCGACGTGCTGTGCTGGCAGGGGGCTTGCATTGTGCATGACGAATTCAAGACCCAGGCGCTGAAACGCATGAAAGCGCTGTATCCGCAGGCGGCGGTGCTGGTTCATCCGGAGTCGCCTCAAAGCATCGTGGCGATGGCGGATGCCGTGGGCTCGACCAGCCAGTTGATTCAGGCAGCGCAGCAGCTACCGCACCGTGAGCTCATTGTGGCGACCGATCGCGGTATCTTCTACAAGATGCAGCAAGCCTGCCCGGATAAAGTGTTGCTGGAGGCGCCTACCGCAGGGGAAGGGGCGACCTGCCGCAGCTGCGCGCATTGTCCGTGGATGGCGATGAACGGGCTACAGGCGATTGCCTCGGCGCTGGAGCAGCCGGATACGCTCCATCATGCCATCGAGGTGGATGCCGATGTTCGTGAGCGTGCGCTGGTGCCGCTCAATCGGATGCTGGATTTCGCTGCTAAACTCAGTTCATAG
- the pnuC gene encoding nicotinamide riboside transporter PnuC, with protein MDFFSTSNILVHIPLGDNGYDLSWVEALGTLSGLVCIWLASLERTANYLFGLINVSLFALIFFQIQLYASLLLQIFFIAANVYGWYAWSRITDEQEAELRVRWLSRRQALWWGAGCVIAIVLMSRYIDPFFALLSRITVTLMQAVGLDVTMPTLQPDAFPFWDSAMTVLSVAAMLLMTRKYVENWLLWVVIDIISVVIFAYQGVYAMSLQYVVLTLIAFNGSWLWIKGARDNHSRPLARAL; from the coding sequence ATGGATTTTTTTAGTACCAGCAATATTCTGGTTCACATCCCGTTAGGGGACAACGGTTATGACCTTTCCTGGGTCGAGGCGTTGGGGACGCTATCAGGGTTGGTGTGCATTTGGCTGGCCAGTCTGGAAAGAACCGCAAATTACCTGTTTGGCCTGATCAATGTATCGCTGTTTGCACTGATATTCTTCCAGATACAGCTGTATGCCAGCCTGCTGCTACAGATTTTCTTTATTGCTGCCAATGTGTATGGCTGGTACGCCTGGAGTCGCATCACCGACGAGCAGGAGGCTGAGTTACGGGTCCGCTGGCTCTCGCGTCGGCAAGCGCTGTGGTGGGGCGCCGGGTGCGTGATAGCCATTGTGTTGATGTCGCGCTATATCGACCCGTTTTTTGCCTTGCTGAGCCGGATTACGGTGACGCTGATGCAGGCTGTCGGTTTGGATGTGACGATGCCGACATTACAGCCGGACGCTTTTCCATTCTGGGATTCGGCCATGACGGTATTGTCGGTGGCGGCCATGCTGCTAATGACCCGCAAATATGTGGAAAACTGGCTGCTGTGGGTGGTGATCGACATTATCAGCGTGGTGATTTTCGCTTATCAGGGCGTCTATGCCATGTCGTTGCAGTACGTGGTGCTGACGCTGATCGCCTTTAACGGTTCCTGGCTGTGGATTAAAGGCGCCCGGGATAATCACTCGCGGCCGCTGGCGCGAGCGCTATAA
- the zitB gene encoding CDF family zinc transporter ZitB encodes MAHSHPANQAEHDSIKRLKLAFVITATFMLAEAVGGVLSGSLALLADAGHMLTDAVALLVALLAVRFAQRKPTVRHTFGYVRLTTLAAFVNAIALLAITGFIVWEAAQRFYTPQPIASTPMLLIAVGGLIANLVALWLLHRGSGEKNINVRAAALHVMGDLLGSVGAIGAALIIMFTGWTPIDPILSVLVSILVLRSAWRLMKESVHELLEGTPTRINVDQLKRKLTADIPEIRNVHHVHLWQVGEKPLMTLHAQVIPPHDHDALLQRIQHYLLDHYQIAHTTIQIEYQPCDDDHCDIQYQAGDQPHSHSH; translated from the coding sequence ATGGCTCATTCACACCCGGCCAACCAGGCCGAACACGACAGCATCAAGCGCCTGAAACTGGCCTTCGTCATTACCGCCACCTTTATGCTCGCCGAAGCGGTCGGCGGGGTATTGTCCGGATCGCTGGCGTTGCTGGCGGATGCCGGTCACATGCTGACCGACGCGGTTGCCTTGCTGGTGGCGCTGCTGGCCGTCCGCTTCGCCCAGCGTAAACCGACCGTCCGACACACCTTCGGCTATGTGCGCCTGACCACCCTGGCCGCGTTCGTCAACGCCATAGCCCTGCTGGCGATTACCGGGTTTATCGTTTGGGAAGCAGCGCAACGTTTTTATACCCCGCAGCCAATCGCCAGCACGCCGATGTTGCTGATTGCCGTCGGCGGCCTGATTGCCAATCTGGTGGCGCTGTGGCTATTGCATCGCGGCAGCGGCGAAAAGAATATCAACGTGCGGGCGGCGGCGCTGCATGTCATGGGCGACCTGCTGGGTTCAGTGGGCGCTATCGGCGCCGCGCTAATTATCATGTTTACCGGCTGGACCCCGATTGACCCGATCCTGTCGGTATTAGTCTCGATACTGGTGCTGCGCAGCGCCTGGCGGCTGATGAAAGAGAGTGTGCATGAATTGCTGGAGGGTACGCCTACCCGCATCAATGTCGACCAACTGAAAAGAAAACTGACCGCGGATATCCCGGAAATACGCAATGTGCACCATGTCCACTTATGGCAGGTAGGTGAAAAGCCGCTGATGACACTGCATGCCCAGGTCATTCCGCCACACGACCACGATGCGTTGTTGCAGCGTATCCAGCACTATCTGTTGGATCATTATCAAATTGCCCATACCACGATCCAGATTGAGTATCAGCCGTGCGATGACGACCACTGCGATATTCAGTATCAGGCCGGCGACCAGCCACATAGCCATTCGCATTGA
- the aroG gene encoding 3-deoxy-7-phosphoheptulonate synthase AroG, with protein sequence MNYQNDDLRIKEIKELLPPVALLEKFPATEHAAQTVFNARSAIHKILKGNDDRLLVVIGPCSIHDPKAAKEYAARLLKLRDELRDDLEVVMRVYFEKPRTTVGWKGLINDPHMDNSFQINDGLRIARQLLLEINDTGLPAAGEFLDMISPQYVADLMSWGAIGARTTESQVHRELASGLSCPVGFKNGTDGTIKVAIDAINAARAPHCFLSVTKWGHSAIVNTSGNHDCHIILRGGKEPNYSAEHVQAVKVGLEKAGLPTQVMIDFSHANSCKQFKKQMDVCEDVCRQISGGERSIMGVMVESHLVEGNQNLESGEPLVYGKSVTDACIGWDDTDSLLRQLAAAVRQRRG encoded by the coding sequence ATGAATTACCAGAATGACGATTTGAGAATTAAAGAAATTAAAGAGTTACTTCCCCCCGTTGCGCTGCTGGAAAAATTTCCGGCCACTGAGCACGCAGCACAGACCGTATTTAATGCCCGCAGCGCCATTCACAAGATCCTGAAAGGCAATGACGACCGCCTGCTGGTGGTGATTGGGCCGTGTTCCATCCATGATCCCAAAGCGGCCAAAGAGTACGCAGCACGCTTGCTGAAACTGCGTGACGAACTGCGTGACGATTTGGAAGTGGTAATGCGCGTCTATTTTGAAAAGCCGCGTACCACCGTAGGTTGGAAAGGGCTGATCAACGATCCGCACATGGATAACAGCTTCCAGATTAACGACGGCCTGCGCATTGCGCGTCAGCTGTTGCTGGAAATCAACGACACCGGTTTGCCGGCGGCGGGTGAGTTCCTGGATATGATCTCGCCGCAATACGTGGCGGATTTGATGAGCTGGGGCGCGATCGGCGCACGCACCACCGAATCTCAGGTGCATCGCGAACTGGCGTCCGGCCTGTCCTGCCCGGTTGGTTTCAAGAACGGTACCGACGGCACCATCAAGGTAGCGATTGACGCCATCAATGCCGCTCGTGCGCCGCACTGCTTCCTGTCGGTGACCAAGTGGGGCCATTCGGCGATCGTCAACACCAGCGGCAACCATGACTGCCATATCATTCTGCGCGGCGGCAAAGAGCCGAACTACAGCGCGGAACATGTGCAGGCGGTGAAAGTCGGTCTGGAAAAAGCCGGTCTGCCGACGCAGGTGATGATCGACTTCAGTCACGCCAACAGCTGCAAGCAGTTCAAAAAGCAGATGGATGTATGCGAAGACGTATGCCGTCAAATCAGCGGCGGCGAGCGGTCGATCATGGGCGTTATGGTGGAAAGCCATCTGGTGGAAGGCAACCAGAATCTGGAGAGCGGCGAACCGCTGGTATACGGTAAGAGCGTCACCGACGCCTGCATCGGCTGGGATGATACCGACAGCCTGCTGCGCCAGCTGGCGGCGGCGGTGCGTCAGCGTCGCGGCTGA
- the gpmA gene encoding 2,3-diphosphoglycerate-dependent phosphoglycerate mutase, which yields MAVTKLVLVRHGESQWNNENRFTGWMDVDLSEKGVNEAKQAGKLLKEEGFSFDFAYTSVLKRAIHTLWNVLDELDQAWLPVEKCWKLNERHYGALQGLNKAETAEKYGDEQVKLWRRGFAVTPPELTRDDERFPGHDPRYASLSDKELPLTESLALTIERVVPYWNESILPRLKKGERVIIAAHGNSLRALVKYLDNMGEEEILELNIPTAVPLVYEFDENFKPIKRYYLGNADEIAAKAAAVANQGKAK from the coding sequence ATGGCTGTAACTAAGCTGGTACTGGTGCGACATGGTGAGAGCCAGTGGAACAACGAAAACCGCTTCACCGGCTGGATGGACGTTGATCTGTCCGAAAAAGGCGTCAACGAAGCCAAACAGGCTGGTAAACTGCTGAAAGAAGAAGGTTTCAGCTTTGATTTTGCCTACACCTCTGTGCTGAAACGTGCCATTCACACCCTGTGGAACGTGCTGGACGAGCTGGATCAAGCCTGGCTGCCGGTGGAAAAATGCTGGAAACTGAACGAGCGTCACTACGGCGCGTTGCAGGGCCTGAACAAAGCGGAAACCGCTGAAAAATACGGTGACGAGCAGGTGAAACTGTGGCGTCGCGGCTTCGCGGTCACCCCGCCGGAACTGACCCGTGACGACGAGCGTTTCCCGGGCCACGATCCGCGCTACGCGTCGCTGAGCGACAAAGAGCTGCCGCTGACCGAAAGTCTGGCGCTGACCATCGAACGTGTGGTGCCGTACTGGAACGAAAGCATTCTGCCGCGCCTGAAAAAAGGTGAGCGCGTGATCATCGCCGCTCACGGTAACTCGCTGCGTGCGCTGGTGAAATACCTGGATAACATGGGCGAAGAAGAAATTCTGGAGCTGAATATCCCGACGGCGGTACCGCTGGTCTACGAATTCGACGAAAACTTCAAACCTATCAAACGCTACTATCTGGGTAACGCCGACGAGATCGCTGCCAAGGCAGCGGCGGTAGCCAACCAGGGTAAAGCGAAGTAA